A window of the Candidatus Paracaedimonas acanthamoebae genome harbors these coding sequences:
- a CDS encoding alpha/beta hydrolase: protein MHSWQFYSLETLLSLPFNRILKDESDLFRVRKLFETLTSKYTHPSINWRPLKMGKIPAEVHTPQNGNFSSVTLYLHGGGYFMGSPQTHRSYLSYFSHLTNSRVYVIDYRLAPEHPFPSALQDAVAAYNWLLDIYHPQEIIIAGESAGGGLTLATLGVLKSAKTPLPSAAVCISPWTDLALTGDTLEENKRKDSLVPVEVLPFVAKSYLKNISPHEPLASPLYADLKGYPPLYLQVSNSEVFLSDALRLAQKAEEQGVKVIVDVWEGMTHAWPFFARFLPESRIALKKISHFMNENVSAAPSHHKIIKSA from the coding sequence ATGCATAGTTGGCAATTTTATAGTTTAGAAACACTTTTAAGCCTTCCCTTTAATCGTATACTTAAAGACGAATCTGATTTATTTAGAGTCAGAAAATTATTTGAAACACTCACGTCAAAATACACCCACCCGAGTATTAATTGGCGCCCTCTTAAGATGGGGAAAATCCCCGCAGAAGTTCACACCCCACAGAACGGAAATTTTTCTTCTGTAACCCTTTATCTTCATGGAGGGGGATATTTCATGGGGTCACCTCAAACGCACAGAAGTTATCTTAGTTATTTCAGCCATCTTACAAATTCGCGTGTCTATGTTATCGATTATCGTCTAGCCCCTGAACATCCTTTCCCTTCAGCATTACAAGATGCTGTCGCCGCTTATAACTGGTTACTAGATATTTACCACCCACAAGAAATCATCATTGCAGGTGAATCTGCAGGAGGAGGACTTACATTAGCAACTCTAGGAGTTTTAAAATCAGCTAAAACTCCGTTGCCAAGTGCTGCTGTATGTATTTCACCATGGACAGATTTAGCTTTAACTGGAGACACATTAGAAGAAAATAAAAGAAAAGATTCTCTTGTCCCCGTAGAAGTTCTACCTTTTGTTGCCAAATCCTACTTAAAGAATATTTCTCCTCATGAGCCTTTGGCTTCGCCTCTTTATGCAGATCTTAAGGGCTATCCTCCTCTCTATCTTCAAGTCAGTAATTCAGAAGTTTTCTTATCCGATGCCCTTCGATTGGCCCAAAAAGCTGAAGAACAAGGCGTAAAAGTTATTGTGGACGTATGGGAGGGAATGACACATGCTTGGCCTTTCTTTGCACGATTCCTTCCAGAAAGTAGGATAGCTCTTAAGAAAATATCTCATTTTATGAATGAGAATGTCAGTGCAGCCCCTTCTCACCACAAGATCATAAAATCAGCTTAA
- the hemF gene encoding oxygen-dependent coproporphyrinogen oxidase has translation MLNQAQKRDLSLEPQKQARSWFETLRDQICQAFENIEEEYASRHPSTKPGKFIQTPWQRTEGGGGVMSLMHGCVFEKVGVNVSTVWGKFNSAFSREIPGTEQDPTFWASGISLVAHMCSPLVPAVHMNTRHIVTQKSWFGGGVDLTPYYPYQEDIDFFHDALKSSCDKHNSTYYPDFKKACDDYFYLPHRQEPRGAGGIFYDYLNTNNWQNDFTFTQDVGKTFLKIYPQIVRHRMFEQWIPEQRRYQLMRRGRYVEFNLLYDRGTRFGLQTGGNIDAILMSLPPQVEWP, from the coding sequence ATGCTTAACCAGGCTCAAAAACGTGATTTGTCTCTTGAACCTCAAAAACAAGCTCGTTCCTGGTTTGAAACCTTAAGAGATCAAATCTGTCAAGCTTTCGAAAATATTGAAGAAGAATATGCTTCCCGTCATCCCAGCACAAAGCCGGGAAAATTTATTCAAACTCCCTGGCAACGAACAGAGGGAGGCGGCGGTGTCATGTCTTTAATGCATGGCTGTGTATTTGAAAAAGTGGGTGTCAACGTCTCAACCGTATGGGGAAAATTTAATTCAGCCTTCAGTCGAGAAATACCCGGGACTGAACAAGATCCCACTTTTTGGGCTTCAGGAATTTCTCTTGTCGCCCACATGTGTTCTCCCTTAGTCCCTGCTGTTCATATGAATACCCGCCATATTGTAACTCAAAAATCTTGGTTTGGCGGAGGCGTAGATCTCACACCTTACTATCCCTACCAAGAAGATATCGATTTTTTTCATGATGCTTTAAAAAGCTCTTGCGACAAACATAACTCCACCTACTATCCAGACTTTAAAAAAGCTTGCGATGACTATTTTTATTTACCTCATCGCCAAGAACCTCGAGGAGCTGGAGGTATTTTTTACGATTATCTTAATACAAATAACTGGCAGAATGATTTTACTTTTACTCAAGATGTGGGAAAAACTTTTTTAAAAATTTATCCTCAGATTGTGCGTCATCGCATGTTTGAACAGTGGATACCAGAACAACGACGTTATCAACTCATGAGACGAGGACGTTATGTTGAATTTAACTTACTTTATGATCGTGGCACTCGTTTTGGCCTTCAAACGGGTGGCAATATTGACGCAATTTTAATGTCTCTTCCTCCTCAAGTTGAATGGCCTTAG
- a CDS encoding tRNA (cytidine(34)-2'-O)-methyltransferase has product MRIALYQPEIPQNTGTLLRLGACLNVGLDIIEPCGFVFSDQRLQRSGMDYIQECDYRRHPSWVDFYQNCKTRLILLTPAAQTPYYDFAFQSDDTLLLGRESDGVPSDVATLCPYHLQIPMIPRRRSINIAIAASMVLGEALRQIKGFPHA; this is encoded by the coding sequence GTGAGAATTGCTCTTTATCAACCTGAAATTCCACAGAATACGGGCACATTGCTTCGGTTAGGGGCATGTCTTAATGTTGGGCTCGATATTATTGAACCTTGCGGCTTTGTCTTTTCCGATCAACGATTACAGCGTTCCGGGATGGATTATATTCAAGAATGCGATTATCGTCGCCATCCTTCATGGGTAGATTTCTACCAAAATTGCAAAACTCGTCTTATACTTCTAACGCCAGCTGCCCAAACCCCTTATTATGATTTTGCATTTCAATCAGATGATACATTATTACTTGGCCGTGAAAGTGATGGCGTTCCCTCAGACGTGGCCACTTTATGCCCTTACCATCTTCAAATTCCCATGATCCCCAGGCGTCGTTCTATTAATATAGCTATCGCCGCCTCAATGGTCTTAGGAGAAGCTCTTCGCCAAATAAAAGGATTCCCTCATGCTTAA
- a CDS encoding metal-dependent hydrolase has product MDLVTHSLLGATIGQAGFQKKLGRPALLWGGLGALVPDLDVIIGYITNPIANLKYHRGITHSLWFGPLVGMFLGYFIWRHYTKKRRLYKHPQGGRECLFSWMLLMSLVLLTHPLLDLFTGYGTQLLAPFSNHRYAINAVSIIDWRYTFPLFLAVMVGIFRSNGRPLFLAQPLAILALFFSTAFLFYGWHLNNKALAYAREDLNARHQAVSDLQSYPLLFQPYRRHVVAREGRNVCVTEVNTLTPHPLTWQCAQEPDTPQINYLKQSSIGKIFEWFAEHQTFAEITKTDREIKVRLYDLRYPLLDFPLKGMLGIEAVWDQGIMQNPPHFFQQHPHFSLKNFLKLWKVGT; this is encoded by the coding sequence ATGGATCTCGTCACACATAGCCTTTTAGGGGCAACAATTGGTCAAGCTGGCTTTCAGAAAAAACTCGGTCGTCCTGCCCTTCTTTGGGGAGGTTTAGGCGCACTCGTTCCTGATCTTGATGTGATTATTGGATATATTACGAACCCCATTGCTAACTTAAAATATCATCGGGGCATCACTCATTCTCTTTGGTTTGGCCCTTTAGTTGGCATGTTTCTTGGTTATTTCATTTGGCGTCATTACACAAAAAAACGTCGACTTTATAAACATCCACAAGGGGGTCGAGAATGCTTATTTTCATGGATGTTATTGATGAGTTTAGTTCTTCTTACACATCCTTTACTTGACCTTTTTACAGGCTACGGAACACAATTATTGGCCCCTTTTTCAAATCACCGATATGCTATTAATGCTGTCTCTATTATCGATTGGCGATACACTTTCCCTCTTTTTCTCGCCGTCATGGTAGGGATCTTCAGGTCAAATGGGCGACCTCTTTTTCTAGCTCAACCCTTAGCTATCTTAGCCCTATTTTTTTCAACAGCCTTCCTTTTTTATGGATGGCACCTGAACAATAAAGCTCTTGCCTATGCACGTGAGGATCTAAACGCACGCCACCAAGCAGTTTCAGATCTTCAGAGTTATCCTCTTCTGTTCCAACCTTACAGACGCCATGTCGTTGCTCGAGAAGGTCGCAATGTATGCGTAACAGAAGTTAATACTCTCACGCCTCACCCTTTAACATGGCAATGCGCTCAAGAACCTGACACCCCTCAAATTAATTACCTTAAACAATCCTCTATTGGAAAAATATTTGAATGGTTTGCCGAACATCAGACGTTTGCTGAAATTACAAAGACCGATAGAGAAATTAAAGTACGACTTTATGATCTACGATATCCTCTTTTAGACTTTCCCTTGAAAGGAATGTTGGGAATTGAAGCTGTCTGGGATCAAGGCATCATGCAAAATCCTCCTCACTTTTTTCAACAGCATCCCCATTTTTCACTCAAAAATTTCTTAAAGCTTTGGAAGGTTGGTACTTAA
- a CDS encoding nucleoside:proton symporter has translation MTSLASILQAILGLSVFLFFSWLISENRRNVNFKFTFIGISAQFILAFLIMKIDIINKAFLLISRGIGTLKDATCEATKFVFGYLGGGTVPFLIDDSASTFIFAFQALPMLIVISAISMLLFHWRILPFLVRGFSLVLQRTLNVGGALGVCAAAKVFLGQTEAPLLIRPYFTKLSRSELFSVMTAGMATTSASIMVVYSTILENTVDNPISHILTASIISIPAAITISRLMVPQAETPSSGELINPYNFSGSMDAISQGASDGMKLYLNIIAMLIVTLALVALVNTILECFPNIAGAPITLQRILGLMMSPVTWLMGISWNEASIAGNLLGTKTVLNEVIAFIELAALPKHLLSKHSDLIMVYALCGFANLSSIGIQIGGLGTMAPERRSEIIALGFKAVIAGTLSSCMSGTIVGILYWVG, from the coding sequence ATGACCTCGCTCGCGTCTATACTTCAAGCAATTTTGGGACTCTCTGTCTTTTTATTTTTCTCATGGCTTATCAGTGAGAATCGCCGAAATGTTAATTTCAAATTCACTTTTATTGGCATTTCTGCGCAATTTATTCTTGCTTTTCTCATTATGAAAATCGACATCATCAATAAAGCCTTTCTTCTTATCAGCAGAGGTATTGGGACCTTGAAAGATGCCACTTGCGAAGCGACCAAATTTGTTTTTGGTTATCTAGGAGGTGGAACAGTTCCTTTTTTGATAGATGATAGCGCCTCAACTTTTATATTTGCTTTTCAGGCACTTCCTATGTTGATCGTGATTAGTGCTATTTCAATGCTTCTCTTTCATTGGCGTATTTTACCTTTTCTTGTCCGCGGTTTTTCTTTAGTTTTACAGCGAACTTTAAATGTTGGAGGCGCTCTTGGGGTTTGCGCTGCTGCCAAGGTATTTTTAGGACAAACTGAAGCACCACTTCTCATTCGGCCTTATTTCACAAAATTGAGCCGCAGTGAATTATTTTCCGTCATGACTGCGGGTATGGCAACAACTTCTGCCTCTATTATGGTCGTATACAGCACCATTCTCGAAAATACAGTAGATAATCCTATTAGCCACATTCTAACTGCGTCAATCATTAGCATTCCTGCCGCCATCACTATTTCGCGTTTAATGGTGCCTCAAGCAGAGACCCCTTCTAGTGGAGAACTTATCAATCCTTATAATTTTTCAGGCTCAATGGATGCTATTTCTCAAGGCGCAAGCGATGGTATGAAACTTTACTTGAATATCATTGCAATGTTAATCGTGACTTTAGCTCTTGTGGCTCTTGTTAATACAATTTTGGAATGCTTTCCGAATATTGCAGGAGCGCCAATAACTCTACAACGAATTTTAGGCCTCATGATGTCTCCTGTGACGTGGCTGATGGGGATTTCATGGAATGAAGCCAGTATTGCTGGAAATCTTCTTGGAACCAAAACTGTTCTAAACGAAGTGATTGCCTTTATCGAATTGGCGGCATTACCAAAACACCTTCTAAGTAAACATAGCGATCTTATTATGGTTTATGCTCTTTGTGGTTTTGCGAATCTCTCGAGTATTGGCATTCAAATTGGAGGCCTCGGTACTATGGCTCCTGAGAGAAGAAGTGAAATTATTGCTCTTGGGTTCAAAGCTGTTATTGCAGGCACATTATCAAGCTGTATGAGTGGTACAATCGTTGGAATTCTATATTGGGTGGGGTAA
- the rmuC gene encoding DNA recombination protein RmuC has translation MEKLIFISLGSLCAGSLVTFLILWRVFRHQYRDLKNEVLETRRERTQLEVKSRESQIRAAELETILRQERQQFSEKLALLEQAKVELSNSFYALSAQALERNNRTFLDLAKSTFERLQENAKGELKEKQQAIHELLAPIKTSLSSVDQKLEALEKTRISTFEVLRHQIHELAVTQKDLRLETANLVKALKTPHIRGRWGEMQLRRVVEMSGMSSHCDFIEQNTIIADETRFRPDMIINLPGGKKIVIDAKAPLAAYLASLEVSDESQRQSFLKDHARQVRAHIQELSQRSYWDQFKNSETPEFVVLFLPGETFFSAALEQDPTLIEVGVERKVMLATPSTLIALLHAIAYGWRQEALAENAREISQEGRDLYKRLSDMGGHIARLGQTINGAVKAYNSTVASLESRVLPSARRLKTLEVANSLEEIPVLPQIESVTREVQALELRADGQNENLAKKPQLVISGENESGDGKVIHG, from the coding sequence ATGGAGAAGTTGATTTTTATTTCTTTAGGGAGCTTATGTGCTGGATCTTTGGTGACTTTTTTAATTTTATGGCGGGTCTTTCGTCATCAATATCGAGATCTAAAAAATGAAGTGCTTGAGACCCGAAGAGAGAGGACGCAGCTTGAAGTCAAGAGTCGAGAATCACAAATTCGTGCGGCAGAACTTGAAACGATTTTACGTCAAGAACGCCAACAATTTTCAGAAAAACTTGCTCTTCTTGAGCAAGCAAAAGTAGAGCTTTCAAATTCTTTTTATGCTCTTTCAGCGCAAGCTCTTGAGCGAAATAATCGGACATTTTTAGATCTTGCGAAAAGTACTTTTGAGCGTTTGCAAGAAAATGCAAAAGGAGAATTAAAAGAAAAACAACAAGCCATCCACGAATTGTTAGCTCCTATAAAAACATCCCTTTCAAGTGTTGATCAAAAACTTGAGGCACTTGAGAAAACGAGAATTAGTACGTTTGAAGTCTTACGGCATCAGATTCATGAATTAGCCGTGACACAAAAAGATCTTCGTCTTGAGACGGCTAATTTGGTGAAAGCTTTAAAAACACCGCACATTCGAGGACGATGGGGAGAAATGCAATTAAGGCGCGTCGTTGAAATGAGCGGGATGAGTTCTCATTGTGATTTTATTGAACAAAATACGATCATTGCGGATGAAACGCGTTTTCGTCCCGATATGATTATCAATCTTCCAGGAGGGAAGAAAATTGTTATTGATGCAAAAGCCCCTCTTGCAGCCTATCTTGCATCTTTAGAGGTTTCTGATGAAAGTCAGCGGCAATCTTTTTTGAAAGATCATGCGCGACAAGTGAGAGCACATATTCAAGAATTAAGTCAGCGCTCTTATTGGGATCAGTTTAAAAATTCTGAGACTCCAGAATTTGTTGTGTTATTTCTTCCGGGAGAAACTTTTTTTAGTGCGGCTTTGGAACAAGATCCAACTCTTATCGAAGTGGGAGTTGAGCGAAAAGTAATGCTTGCAACGCCGTCAACTTTAATTGCTTTATTACATGCAATTGCCTACGGATGGCGCCAAGAAGCCCTTGCTGAAAATGCGCGAGAAATTAGTCAAGAAGGACGCGATTTGTACAAAAGATTATCCGATATGGGCGGGCATATTGCGCGTCTTGGTCAAACAATTAATGGGGCCGTGAAGGCTTATAATAGTACGGTTGCTTCGTTAGAAAGTCGAGTTTTACCGAGTGCACGTCGTCTTAAAACTCTGGAAGTTGCGAATTCTCTTGAAGAAATACCTGTACTTCCGCAAATTGAAAGTGTAACACGAGAAGTGCAAGCATTAGAGCTAAGGGCTGATGGACAAAATGAAAACCTTGCTAAAAAACCACAGCTTGTTATTTCGGGGGAAAATGAAAGTGGAGACGGTAAAGTAATTCATGGATAG
- a CDS encoding cytochrome c family protein, translating to MDSFELNKGLCAILLALLIGMVSQKIADWLVAPTWLAKDVYQIDVAEESASQTAATTEEIIEAVEPLLAKASAENGQNIAKKCLQCHTFEKSGANKVGPNLWNIVGNKVAHSDSFAYSSAFKGHKGEWTYENLNHYLYKPQKFIPGTKMAFAGLKKGQERADLIAYLRTLSDTLKPLP from the coding sequence ATGGATAGTTTCGAGCTTAATAAGGGATTATGTGCGATTCTTCTTGCTTTGCTTATAGGAATGGTAAGTCAAAAAATCGCAGATTGGCTTGTTGCGCCAACATGGCTTGCTAAGGATGTCTATCAAATTGATGTTGCAGAAGAAAGTGCTTCACAAACTGCGGCAACGACAGAAGAAATCATTGAGGCTGTTGAGCCACTTCTTGCAAAAGCGAGTGCTGAAAATGGTCAAAACATCGCAAAAAAATGTTTACAATGTCACACGTTTGAAAAAAGTGGGGCAAATAAGGTTGGACCGAATCTTTGGAATATCGTTGGAAACAAAGTAGCCCATTCAGATAGTTTTGCTTATTCCTCTGCCTTTAAAGGGCATAAAGGAGAATGGACTTATGAAAATTTGAATCATTATCTCTATAAACCACAAAAATTTATACCAGGGACAAAAATGGCTTTCGCAGGCCTTAAAAAAGGACAAGAACGCGCAGATCTTATTGCATATTTGCGAACGTTGAGCGATACCCTTAAACCCTTACCTTAA
- a CDS encoding ABC transporter substrate-binding protein encodes MFKKCAYSIVLISYLMGQLAQTQEEASPLYGITLYGEPLKYSQDFKSFSYVNEKAPKGGTFNVGVLGTFDSFNPFVVKGQPAAGITPFYPSLLFVTLTAPSMDEPSSAYCYAAESMEVAPDRTWIIFTMREGISFHDGSSLTVDDVVYSFNTLRDRGQPYYKTYYQDVVKIEKLTTRRLKFILRPNASKEIIQIIGQFPLISKAFYTKHGFEKADLTPPLGNGPYKISHFKPGDIVTYERVKGWWGEKLPINVGRYNFDYITYKYYRDDTVMFESFKRGDYDLRLENSAKRWAEEYKFPAAQEGKIVRKEIENKNPRVMQGIVFNLRRPFFQDSKVRQALGYFLDFEWINENIFYNAYTRIQSYFPGSDLASSGVSSPAELNVLEKYRGRIPEEVFTSEYKAPKTDGSGNIRQNLNEAKKLFEQAGWNIKNGVLTHRETGQPFEFEILLALPNLERVIQGFVKNLKRLGIKAKIRIIDTSQYARRIDTFDYDMIFMTFSQSISPGNEQREFWSSSSANSQGSRNYAGIKSPIIDEVIESLVNATNRADLINYCRVLDRLLLWGHYVIPAWYREKDSIAYWKKLEHPSIIPPYGIDFYAWWSADAEKAS; translated from the coding sequence ATGTTTAAAAAGTGCGCGTATAGCATCGTTTTAATATCATACTTAATGGGGCAGCTAGCTCAAACTCAAGAAGAAGCAAGTCCTCTCTATGGAATTACTTTATATGGAGAGCCTTTAAAATATTCTCAAGATTTCAAAAGTTTTTCATACGTTAACGAAAAAGCTCCCAAAGGGGGGACATTTAATGTGGGGGTTCTGGGAACATTCGATAGTTTTAATCCTTTTGTGGTGAAAGGCCAACCGGCCGCAGGAATAACGCCTTTCTATCCTTCTTTATTGTTCGTCACGCTGACGGCTCCGTCTATGGATGAACCTTCATCTGCTTATTGTTATGCGGCTGAATCAATGGAGGTAGCCCCCGATAGAACATGGATTATTTTTACGATGCGAGAAGGCATAAGTTTCCATGATGGTTCCTCTTTAACGGTGGATGATGTCGTCTATAGTTTTAACACCCTAAGAGACCGTGGGCAGCCTTATTATAAAACATATTATCAAGATGTAGTAAAAATTGAAAAACTAACGACGCGTCGTCTTAAATTTATTTTGCGACCTAATGCGAGTAAGGAAATCATTCAAATTATTGGGCAATTCCCTCTTATTTCTAAAGCATTTTATACAAAACATGGATTTGAGAAAGCTGATCTAACGCCCCCTTTAGGAAATGGACCTTATAAAATTAGTCATTTTAAGCCAGGTGATATCGTTACTTATGAACGTGTTAAAGGGTGGTGGGGTGAGAAACTTCCAATCAACGTTGGGCGTTATAATTTTGATTATATTACCTATAAATATTATCGAGATGATACGGTTATGTTTGAGTCCTTTAAGCGAGGAGATTACGATTTAAGGTTAGAAAATTCTGCGAAAAGGTGGGCTGAAGAGTATAAATTTCCTGCTGCACAAGAAGGAAAAATTGTTCGTAAAGAGATTGAAAACAAAAATCCTCGAGTCATGCAGGGGATTGTTTTTAACCTTCGTCGCCCTTTCTTTCAAGATAGTAAAGTCCGTCAAGCTCTTGGATATTTTTTGGATTTCGAATGGATTAATGAGAACATTTTCTATAATGCCTATACTAGAATTCAAAGCTATTTCCCAGGATCTGACCTTGCATCTTCAGGGGTTTCTTCGCCAGCAGAACTGAATGTTCTTGAGAAATACCGAGGGAGAATTCCGGAGGAGGTTTTTACAAGTGAATATAAAGCGCCAAAAACAGATGGATCGGGGAATATTCGTCAAAACCTCAATGAGGCTAAAAAGCTCTTTGAACAAGCAGGGTGGAACATTAAAAATGGTGTGCTGACTCATCGAGAGACAGGACAACCTTTCGAATTCGAAATTCTTCTTGCGCTTCCTAATTTAGAAAGAGTAATCCAAGGATTTGTAAAAAATCTAAAACGATTGGGGATTAAGGCAAAAATACGCATTATTGATACGTCTCAATATGCGAGGCGAATTGATACATTTGATTATGATATGATTTTTATGACTTTTTCTCAGAGTATTTCTCCAGGTAATGAACAACGTGAATTTTGGTCTTCCTCAAGCGCAAATAGTCAAGGAAGTAGAAATTATGCGGGTATAAAGAGCCCTATTATTGATGAGGTTATTGAAAGCTTAGTGAATGCAACTAATCGCGCTGATTTAATTAATTATTGTCGAGTCTTAGATCGACTTTTATTGTGGGGGCATTACGTTATTCCTGCATGGTATCGTGAAAAAGATTCAATTGCTTACTGGAAAAAATTAGAACACCCCTCAATAATACCCCCTTACGGAATAGATTTTTATGCATGGTGGAGTGCTGATGCTGAAAAGGCGAGTTAA
- a CDS encoding microcin C ABC transporter permease YejB — MTSYILRRLSLILPTLFGILLVNFIIIQAAPGGPVEQMIAKIKGTAVDATARFTGGGEDTFQTTQLNDSQTGGMENKYRGARGLDPEFIAKLEKMYGFDKPASERFWLMVKNYAMLNFGDSYFRDVSVVQLIKQKLPISISLGFWSTLIIYLVCIPLGIRKAVKDGTAFDIWTSAAIIIGYAIPSFLFAILLIVLFAGGSFWDLFPLRGLVSENWDQLSWGQRILDYLWHMVLPIISIVVTGFAGLTLLTKNSFLEEINKQYVLTARAKGVDEKNILYGHVFRNAMLIVVSGIPAAIIHIFFTSSLLIEVIFSLDGLGLLGFETAISRDYPVVFGSLFMFTLLGLVFHLIGDLTYMIIDPRIDFEKRIG, encoded by the coding sequence ATGACTTCTTATATTTTGCGTCGGCTTTCTCTTATTTTGCCAACTTTGTTTGGTATCCTCCTCGTTAATTTTATCATCATTCAAGCTGCGCCGGGGGGGCCTGTTGAACAAATGATTGCTAAAATTAAGGGAACTGCCGTGGATGCAACAGCTCGATTCACGGGAGGGGGCGAAGATACTTTTCAAACGACACAGTTAAATGATTCACAAACTGGTGGAATGGAAAATAAATATCGCGGGGCTCGAGGCCTTGATCCAGAGTTTATTGCAAAACTTGAGAAAATGTATGGATTTGATAAACCAGCATCCGAGCGTTTTTGGTTAATGGTGAAAAATTATGCCATGCTCAATTTCGGCGATAGTTATTTTCGAGATGTTTCTGTGGTTCAGTTAATTAAGCAAAAACTTCCAATTTCTATTTCTTTAGGATTTTGGTCCACGCTCATTATTTATCTTGTTTGCATTCCCTTAGGAATTCGAAAGGCGGTAAAAGATGGAACAGCCTTTGATATCTGGACCAGTGCGGCCATCATTATTGGATATGCTATCCCGAGTTTTCTTTTTGCTATTCTGTTGATTGTCTTGTTTGCAGGAGGTAGTTTTTGGGATCTTTTTCCTTTAAGAGGACTAGTGTCAGAAAATTGGGATCAGTTATCCTGGGGACAGCGGATCTTAGATTATCTTTGGCATATGGTCTTGCCTATTATTTCCATTGTCGTCACAGGTTTTGCAGGGCTTACGTTATTAACGAAAAACTCTTTTCTTGAAGAGATTAATAAGCAATACGTATTAACCGCTCGTGCAAAAGGGGTTGATGAAAAGAATATTCTTTATGGTCACGTTTTTCGAAATGCGATGCTTATTGTTGTCTCTGGAATCCCCGCTGCTATCATACATATCTTTTTCACAAGTTCTTTATTGATTGAGGTCATATTTTCTTTGGATGGTTTGGGGCTTCTTGGATTTGAAACAGCCATTTCAAGAGATTATCCCGTCGTTTTTGGATCTCTTTTTATGTTCACTTTACTTGGACTAGTTTTTCATCTTATCGGGGATCTTACTTACATGATCATTGATCCAAGAATTGATTTTGAAAAAAGAATAGGTTGA
- a CDS encoding ABC transporter permease, which yields MEVKLSPLTLKRWQYFYANRRAFWSLWIFLTLFIFSLFAEFIANDKPLVIAYDKNIYLPIFKFYPEQTFGGDFETEADYKDHYIQEKIEAKGWMIWPPIRYRYDTVNYDLPSPAPSKPTYENLLGTDDQGRDVLARLIYGFRISVLFGIILTLISSIIGVIVGGIQGYFGGTVDLVCQRVIEIWSGLPVLYLLIIMGSLVEPNFWWLLGLMLLFSWMSLVSLVRAEFLRARNFDYVKAAKALGGSTFHIMFRHILPNAMVATLTYLPFILNGAITTLTSLDFLGFGLPPGSPSLGEMLAQGKNNLHAPWLGMTAFFSVACMLALLVLIGEGVRDAFDPRKVKF from the coding sequence GTGGAAGTTAAATTATCGCCTCTCACGCTTAAAAGATGGCAGTATTTTTATGCTAATCGGCGTGCTTTTTGGTCTTTATGGATTTTCTTGACGTTATTTATTTTTAGTCTTTTTGCAGAGTTCATTGCAAATGATAAGCCACTTGTAATTGCCTATGATAAAAACATTTATCTTCCTATTTTTAAATTTTACCCAGAGCAAACTTTTGGCGGAGATTTTGAAACAGAAGCTGATTACAAAGATCATTACATTCAAGAAAAAATTGAGGCCAAAGGATGGATGATTTGGCCTCCTATACGTTATAGATATGACACCGTCAATTATGATCTTCCGTCACCTGCCCCTTCAAAACCTACGTATGAAAATCTTTTAGGGACAGATGATCAAGGGCGTGATGTTCTTGCGCGCCTTATTTATGGTTTTCGAATCTCTGTCCTTTTTGGGATAATTCTTACTCTCATAAGCTCCATCATTGGTGTGATAGTTGGGGGAATTCAAGGTTATTTTGGAGGAACAGTCGATCTTGTATGTCAACGTGTCATTGAAATATGGTCTGGGTTACCTGTCCTCTATTTATTAATTATCATGGGAAGCTTAGTGGAGCCGAATTTTTGGTGGCTTTTAGGGCTTATGCTTCTTTTTAGTTGGATGTCTCTTGTAAGTTTGGTGCGGGCTGAATTTTTAAGAGCGCGCAATTTTGACTATGTAAAAGCGGCCAAAGCTCTTGGAGGATCAACTTTTCATATCATGTTTCGGCACATCCTTCCTAATGCGATGGTTGCGACTTTGACGTATTTGCCTTTTATTTTAAATGGAGCTATTACAACGCTTACCTCATTAGATTTTTTAGGGTTTGGATTGCCTCCAGGATCTCCTTCTTTAGGAGAGATGTTGGCACAGGGGAAAAATAATCTTCATGCTCCTTGGCTTGGGATGACCGCATTTTTTTCAGTTGCTTGTATGCTAGCTTTGCTTGTGTTGATTGGAGAGGGTGTTCGTGACGCCTTTGACCCCAGAAAGGTTAAATTTTAA